A window of Malania oleifera isolate guangnan ecotype guangnan chromosome 5, ASM2987363v1, whole genome shotgun sequence contains these coding sequences:
- the LOC131154884 gene encoding scopoletin glucosyltransferase-like, translating to MDPENHQLHVVFFPLMAHGHLIPSMDMAKLFAARGVKTTIITTPGNAPLFAKTVGRNRAGGGAEISIKTIKFPSEEVGLPEGFENLDAATTPDLSRKFFGATSMLQRPLEQFLEESRPHCLVADMFFPWATDAAARFGIPTLLFHGTSFFSLCSMASLRLYEPYKRVSSDSEPFILPNLPDEIKMTRLQIPEHERLNIQNDFTKLLDRAREADQRSYGVVVNSFYELEPAYADHYRKVMGRRAWHIGPVSLCNRGNEEKAERGKTAAIDEHECLKWLNSKKSNSVIYICFGSVAKFPPSQLFEIARALEASGQQFIWVVRKGKDEEEENQNEDWLPEQFEERIEGKGLIIRGWAPQVLILDHEAIGAFVTHCGWNSVLEGVCAGVPMVTWPVYAEQFYNEKLVTQILRIGVAVGAQKWSRVVGDSVKREAIERAVRMVMAGEEAEGMRSRAKALGEMAKRAVEEGGSSHSDLNALIEDLSSRRA from the coding sequence ATGGATCCTGAAAATCATCAGCTTCATGTGGTGTTTTTTCCATTAATGGCTCACGGCCACTTGATCCCGTCCATGGACATGGCCAAGCTGTTCGCCGCGCGCGGTGTGAAAACTACCATAATCACCACGCCGGGCAACGCTCCTCTCTTTGCCAAAACAGTCGGAAGGAACAGAGCAGGCGGTGGTGCGGAAATCAGCATCAAAACAATCAAATTCCCCTCCGAAGAGGTGGGCTTGCCGGAAGGGTTCGAGAACCTGGACGCCGCCACCACGCCGGACCTTTCTCGGAAGTTCTTCGGGGCTACTTCCATGCTCCAACGCCCGCTCGAGCAGTTCCTGGAAGAATCCCGTCCCCACTGCCTTGTCGCCGACATGTTCTTCCCCTGGGCTACGGATGCAGCGGCAAGATTTGGAATTCCAACTTTGCTTTTCCATGGAACTAGTTTCTTTTCTCTCTGTTCTATGGCATCGCTGAGACTCTACGAGCCTTACAAACGCGTTTCCTCCGATTCCGAGCCGTTCATCCTCCCCAATTTGCCAGACGAGATCAAAATGACGAGGTTGCAAATTCCGGAACACGAAAGGCTAAACATCCAGAACGATTTCACCAAATTGCTGGATCGAGCTCGGGAAGCGGATCAGAGAAGCTACGGAGTTGTAGTAAACAGCTTCTACGAGCTTGAACCGGCTTATGCCGATCACTACAGGAAGGTAATGGGAAGGAGGGCGTGGCACATAGGGCCGGTTTCGCTCTGCAACAGAGGAAATGAGGAGAAAGCAGAGAGGGGGAAGACGGCCGCCATTGACGAACACGAGTGCTTGAAATGGCTCAATTCGAAGAAATCCAATTCAGTAATCTACATCTGCTTCGGAAGCGTGGCTAAATTTCCTCCCTCTCAGCTGTTCGAAATCGCCAGGGCTCTGGAAGCTTCAGGGCAGCAATTCATCTGGGTTGTGAGGAAGGGGAAGGACGAAGAAGAGGAAAATCAAAACGAAGACTGGTTGCCTGAACAATTCGAGGAGAGGATAGAAGGAAAGGGATTAATCATAAGAGGGTGGGCACCCCAAGTGCTGATTCTTGATCACGAAGCCATTGGAGCATTTGTGACTCACTGCGGGTGGAACTCTGTTCTGGAAGGGGTGTGCGCAGGGGTGCCGATGGTGACTTGGCCAGTGTACGCAGAGCAGTTTTATAATGAGAAGCTGGTGACTCAAATTCTGAGGATTGGGGTGGCGGTCGGAGCTCAGAAATGGAGCAGAGTGGTGGGAGATAGCGTGAAGAGGGAAGCGATTGAGAGGGCGGTGAGGATGGTAATGGCGGGGGAAGAAGCAGAGGGAATGAGGAGCAGGGCAAAGGCACTGGGAGAAATGGCAAAGAGGGCAGTTGAAGAAGGTGGATCATCTCACTCTGATTTGAATGCTTTGATCGAGGATTTGAGTTCGCGTCGCGCTTGA